The Haloarchaeobius amylolyticus genome window below encodes:
- a CDS encoding SDR family NAD(P)-dependent oxidoreductase, giving the protein MNRDTALVTGASSGIGRELARQFARHGHDLVLVARREAELAAVADDLESRHGIAATTIPMDLDDEAAPQELYDAVHDHDLDVGILVNNVGIGTYGPFAESDLDEEQTQLRLNVTTLVTLTRLFLDDFTERGTGKVLNVGSVAGFQPGPFMAGYYASKAYVNSFTEAIAEELRGTGVSATVLCPGPVDTEFQDRAGMGNSAVGSTYMQPVEDVAQAGYRGLMSGETVVVPGLPMKLLTTLARITPRPILRRVARRVNSDR; this is encoded by the coding sequence ATGAACCGCGACACCGCACTCGTCACCGGTGCCTCCTCCGGAATCGGCCGCGAACTCGCGCGCCAGTTCGCCCGCCACGGCCACGACCTCGTCCTCGTCGCCCGCCGCGAGGCCGAACTCGCCGCCGTCGCCGACGACCTCGAGTCCCGGCACGGCATCGCGGCCACGACCATCCCGATGGACCTCGACGACGAAGCCGCCCCACAGGAACTCTACGACGCGGTCCACGACCACGACCTCGACGTGGGCATCCTCGTCAACAACGTCGGTATCGGTACCTACGGCCCCTTCGCGGAGTCCGACCTCGACGAAGAGCAGACCCAGCTCCGGCTCAACGTCACCACGCTGGTCACGCTCACCCGCCTCTTCCTCGACGACTTCACCGAGCGCGGTACCGGCAAGGTCCTCAACGTCGGCTCCGTCGCCGGCTTCCAGCCCGGGCCGTTCATGGCCGGCTACTACGCCAGCAAGGCCTACGTCAACTCCTTCACCGAGGCCATCGCCGAGGAGCTGCGCGGGACCGGCGTGAGCGCGACCGTGCTCTGTCCGGGCCCGGTCGACACCGAGTTCCAGGACCGCGCCGGCATGGGGAACTCCGCGGTCGGCTCGACCTACATGCAGCCGGTCGAGGACGTGGCACAGGCCGGGTACAGGGGTCTGATGAGTGGCGAGACCGTCGTCGTCCCGGGGCTGCCGATGAAACTGCTCACGACGCTCGCCCGCATCACGCCGCGGCCCATCCTCCGGCGGGTCGCCCGCCGGGTGAACAGCGACCGCTGA
- a CDS encoding XTP/dITP diphosphatase — MTIRFVTSNEGKVREAREYLGDDEVEQVNYDYLEVQSDDLADIAAHGAREAYEQLDSDEPVLVDDAGLFVEAFDGFPGPYSAYVEGTVGVERVYELTDLQDDDRAYFRTVLAYYDGEETQTFEGAVPGRIVAPRGDGGFGYDPIFEHDGKTMAEMTTEEKNAISHRGRALAKFADWLATEPAERKGPR; from the coding sequence ATGACGATCCGCTTCGTGACGAGCAACGAGGGGAAGGTGCGCGAGGCACGCGAGTACCTCGGCGACGACGAGGTCGAGCAGGTGAACTACGACTACCTCGAGGTCCAGAGCGACGACCTCGCCGACATCGCGGCCCACGGGGCCCGCGAGGCCTACGAGCAGCTCGACAGCGACGAGCCGGTCCTCGTCGACGACGCCGGCCTGTTCGTGGAGGCCTTCGACGGCTTCCCGGGCCCGTACTCCGCCTACGTCGAGGGGACCGTCGGCGTTGAGCGCGTCTACGAACTCACCGACCTCCAGGACGACGACCGCGCGTACTTCCGGACCGTCCTCGCGTACTACGACGGCGAGGAGACCCAGACCTTCGAGGGCGCCGTCCCGGGTCGCATCGTCGCCCCGCGTGGCGACGGCGGCTTCGGCTACGACCCCATCTTCGAACACGACGGCAAGACGATGGCCGAGATGACCACCGAGGAGAAGAACGCCATCAGCCACCGCGGGCGCGCCCTCGCGAAGTTCGCCGACTGGCTCGCGACGGAGCCGGCCGAGCGCAAGGGCCCACGCTGA
- a CDS encoding helix-turn-helix domain-containing protein has translation MKYLSVTLRHSDETIHPMHAFVSEHGGYSDYRLVHWSFANDEANALLFHVRGDRAAYEDRLVEVESVRSYEVAPLDEDRFYVYVLDEPDETSQQMLSAFSKLSLVPVPPLSYHTDRSVSFGILGEPDALQAALDATPEGIDVSVDRLGSYDADPTAAGVPLTPRQREAVQAAQRLGYYDVPRDAAVADVADELGCATGTAAEHLRKAESTLLGDLDC, from the coding sequence ATGAAGTACCTCTCCGTCACGCTCCGGCACTCGGACGAGACGATTCACCCGATGCACGCCTTCGTCAGCGAGCACGGGGGGTACAGCGACTACCGGCTCGTCCACTGGAGCTTCGCCAACGACGAGGCGAACGCCCTCCTGTTCCACGTCCGCGGCGACCGGGCGGCCTACGAGGACCGACTCGTCGAGGTCGAGTCGGTCCGGTCCTACGAGGTCGCTCCCCTCGACGAGGACCGCTTCTACGTCTACGTCCTCGACGAACCGGACGAGACCAGCCAGCAGATGCTCTCGGCCTTCTCGAAGCTCAGCCTCGTGCCGGTCCCGCCGCTCTCGTACCACACCGACCGGTCGGTCTCGTTCGGCATCCTCGGCGAACCCGACGCCCTGCAGGCCGCACTGGACGCGACGCCCGAGGGCATCGACGTCTCGGTCGACCGCCTCGGGAGCTACGACGCCGACCCCACGGCCGCCGGCGTGCCCCTCACGCCCCGCCAGCGCGAGGCCGTCCAGGCGGCCCAGCGACTCGGCTACTACGACGTGCCCCGGGACGCCGCGGTCGCCGACGTGGCCGACGAGTTGGGCTGTGCGACCGGGACCGCCGCCGAACACCTCCGGAAGGCGGAGTCGACGCTGCTGGGCGACCTCGACTGCTGA